The Perca flavescens isolate YP-PL-M2 chromosome 23, PFLA_1.0, whole genome shotgun sequence genome has a window encoding:
- the cry1a gene encoding cryptochrome circadian regulator 1a, giving the protein MVINTIHWFRKGLRLHDNPALKESLLGADTVRCVYILDPWFAGSSNVGINRWRFLLQSLEDLDYSLRKLNSRLFVIRGQPTDVFPRLFKEWNISRLSYEYDSEPFGKERDAAIKKLACEAGVEVTVRISHTLYDLDKIIELNGGQSPLTYKRFQTLISRMDAVEVPAGSITADIMGKCSTPLSEDHDDKFGVPSLEELGFDTEGLSTAVWPGGETEALTRLERHLERKAWVANFERPRMNANSLLASPTGLSPYLRFGCLSCRLFYFKLTDLYKKVKKNSSPPLSLYGQLLWREFFYTAATNNPCFDKMESNPICVQIPWDRNPEALAKWAEGRTGFPWIDAIMTQLRQEGWIHHLARHAVACFLTRGDLWIGWEEGMKVFEELLLDADWSVNAGSWMWLSCSSFFQQFFHCYCPVGFGRRTDPNGDYIRRYLPVLRGFPAKYIYDPWNAPEIVQKAAKCVIGVHYPKPMVNHAEASCLNIERMKQIYQQLSCYRGLGLLATVPSTSNGNGNGEMSSDGMGLSVEATHSAAGPSRYQMPVHSQREWQSGVMMYRQNDPQTSFGTHQQGYAGTSTKCYAQGAQQIPAIQKGRELHCTTQTVVKRHSEDSGNGKGSKVQRQSIH; this is encoded by the exons ATGGTCATTAATACGATCCACTGGTTCAGGAAGGGCTTGCGGCTCCACGACAACCCGGCGCTTAAGGAATCTCTGCTGGGAGCGGATACTGTCCGCTGCGTCTACATCCTCGACCCCTGGTTCGCGGGATCTTCCAACGTCGGGATCAACAGGTGGAG GTTCTTACTTCAGAGTCTTGAGGACTTGGACTACAGCCTCCGTAAACTCAACTCTCGACTGTTTGTGATACGGGGCCAACCCACTGATGTCTTTCCCAGACTGTTCAAG GAGTGGAACATTTCTCGTTTGTCTTACGAGTACGACTCTGAGCCCTTTGGGAAAGAACGAGATGCAGCTATTAAGAAACTGGCCTGTGAGGCTGGAGTGGAGGTGACGGTTCGCATCTCCCACACACTCTATGACCTGGACAA GATCATAGAGTTAAATGGGGGTCAGTCCCCTCTTACCTACAAGCGGTTCCAGACCCTCATCAGTCGTATGGATGCAGTGGAGGTGCCCGCAGGGTCCATCACGGCTGACATCATGGGGAAATGCAGTACGCCACTGTCCGAAGACCATGATGACAAGTTTGGCGTCCCCTCATTGGAGGAGCTGG GTTTTGATACTGAAGGTCTGTCCACAGCTGTGTGGCCGGGGGGAGAGACCGAAGCTCTCACGCGACTTGAGAGGCATTTAGAGAGGAAG GCATGGGTGGCCAACTTTGAGCGTCCCAGAATGAACGCCAACTCGCTGCTCGCCAGCCCGACAGGCCTTAGCCCGTACCTGCGCTTCGGCTGCCTCTCCTGTCGCCTCTTCTACTTCAAACTCACCGACCTCTACAAGAAG GTGAAGAAGAACAGCTCCCCTCCCCTCTCGCTCTACGGTCAGCTGCTGTGGCGCGAGTTCTTCTACACGGCTGCCACCAACAACCCCTGCTTCGACAAGATGGAGAGTAACCCCATCTGCGTTCAGATCCCATGGGACCGCAACCCTGAGGCGCTGGCCAAGTGGGCGGAGGGCCGCACCGGCTTCCCCTGGATCGACGCCATCATGACGCAGCTGAGGCAGGAGGGCTGGATCCACCACCTGGCTCGACACGCCGTGGCCTGTTTCCTGACCCGAGGAGACCTGTGGATCGGCTGGGAGGAGGGCATGAAG GTGTTTGAGGAGCTGCTGCTGGATGCAGACTGGAGTGTGAATGCAGGCAGCTGGATGTGGCTCTCCTGCAGCTCTTTCTTCCAGCAGTTCTTCCACTGCTACTGCCCTGTGGGTTTCGGCCGACGCACGGACCCCAATGGAGATTACATACG GCGCTACCTGCCCGTTCTGAGAGGGTTTCCAGCCAAATATATTTATGATCCCTGGAACGCTCCAGAGATCGTGCAGAAGGCAGCCAAATGTGTTATTGGAGTGCATTACCCCAAGCCCATGGTGAACCACGCAGAGGCCAGCTGCCTCAACATCGAGCGAATGAAACAGATCTACCAGCAGCTCTCCTGTTATAGAGGCCTCG GCCTTCTGGCTACGGTTCCATCCACCTCTAACGGTAACGGTAACGGAGAGATGTCCTCAGACGGGATGGGATTGTCTGTCGAGGCTACACACAGTGCTGCAGGTCCATCTC GCTACCAGATGCCGGTTCACTCCCAAAGAGAGTGGCAAAGCGGTGTCATGATGTACCGGCAGAATGATCCACAAACGAGCTTCGGCACACACCAGCAGG GTTACGCAGGCACCAGTACGAAGTGTTACGCCCAAGGCGCACAGCAGATTCCTGCAATTCAGAAAG GACGTGAACTCCACTGCACCACTCAGACCGTTGTCAAACGGCACAGCGAGGACTCTGGGAATGGCAAAGGCTCTAAAGTCCAGAGACAGAGTATTCACTAG
- the LOC114550485 gene encoding LOW QUALITY PROTEIN: transcription termination factor 2, mitochondrial-like (The sequence of the model RefSeq protein was modified relative to this genomic sequence to represent the inferred CDS: inserted 2 bases in 1 codon; deleted 1 base in 1 codon), producing MLRVTTASMCTYCQRMRLLIAPSASAFTVTSPNKTLENQLTVDSLYQLSVDIRKVRKPIPKFRGWVLSENSAYVSETADLLRDMGADPTVSSFTRLVELNKEVIHTLRETYLDLGGDEVNLRIWLQKILSQNPFVLLRPAEAWRDSLGFLREQGFTTQELLSLVSSLRASIAELQPEAMQQVLAYXSLACTKDELKQIVIRCPAILYYSLPTLAGRFQGLMTDGRGVSMEQVKESPNIMELTTQIVLYCIQKLASYGYDVRSGSMDVIVGTKKDFERSYGKLHLRQQRPLFNPVAPPQIG from the exons ATGCTTCGTGTCACCACTGCCTCCATGTGCACCTACTGCCAGAGGATGAGGCTCCTCATCGCTCCCTCGGCCTCGGCCTTCACAGTGACTTCTCCCAACAAAACACTGGAAAACCAGCTCACAGTGGACTCCCTCTATCAACTGTCAGTGGACATTCGAAAGGTACGGaa GCCTATACCGAAGTTCAGGGGATGGGTTCTGTCTGAGAACTCTGCGTATGTGTCAGAAACTGCAGACCTGCTGAGGGACATGGGTGCAGACCCAACAGTATCATCG TTCACTCGACTCGTGGAGCTGAACAAAGAGGtcatccacactctgagggaGACCTACCTGGACCTGGGAGGAGATGAGGTCAACCTGCGCATCTGGCTGCAGAAGATCCTGAGCCAGAACCCGTTTGTCCTGCTGCGGCCGGCTGAAGCCTGGAGGGACAGTTTGGGCTTTCTGAGGGAGCAGGGCTTCACCACACAGGAGCTCCTCAGCCTGGTTTCAAGCCTCAGAGCTTCCATTGCAGAGCTGCAGCCAGAGGCCATGCAGCAGGTGCTGGCCTA ATCTCTCGCCTGCACCAAGGACGAACTCAAGCAAATTGTGATCCGCTGCCCGGCCATTTTGTACTACTCCTTGCCCACCCTGGCGGGGCGATTCCAAGGACTGATGACTGATGGACGT GGAGTGAGCATGGAGCAGGTGAAAGAATCTCCAAATATCATGGAGCTCACCACGCAAATTGTGCTTTATTGCATCCAGAAGCTGGCCTCCTACGGGTATGACGTGCGCTCTGGAAGCATGGACGTTATTGTGGGAACTAAGAAGGACTTTGAGAGGAGTTATGGCAAGCTGCACCTCAGGCAGCAGCGGCCACTCTTCAACCCTGTGGCTCCCCCTCAGATCGGCTGA